In the genome of Sorangium aterium, one region contains:
- a CDS encoding chemotaxis protein CheA, with protein MVDSGDRAREEFFSEAQEIVEGLGRDLLALDEAVRTNKVDPDVINDVFRAVHTLKGLAGLFGATRMATLSHELEELLDNLRLGRIEINASVLDLLFRSVELYGRILQNEKDGRDAPMPEVDDLLRQLHQDAGPSAAGLPDDNYDLDPGLLSVLTEYEEHRLRTNIASGMTLFRLRVQFHLATIDQALDDLKITAKPYGEIITYLPTGAGADQDSIELDILMASRAPLEELQRALHQAGAAVEEIPRRNNNGHGRVAPPGMPSMSAALRGGAPTGVSRAVDLTGSMSAASPPSSARGNRKGELSSIRSVAQTVRVDIHKLDRLMNIVGELALVRSALGRLVERLRAAPTERELSLDLHRLQRTFDRHLAQMQAGILEVRMVPLGQVFDKLARVVRQISRDADKLVNLVITGAETEVDKLIVEELSDPLMHMMRNAIDHGIESKSMREAVGKPAVGTIALNAFQKGNHVVIEIEDDGKGIDVDKLLDAALRRGVMTPEDARTTSYREVLNLIFQPGISTKTDVSELSGRGVGMDVVKTNISKLGGVIDVHSEPGIGTKMTVTLPITLAIISALIVRVADRLFAIPLTNVQEAVALDEATVRQIDGREMITLRNSTLQLCYLARLFGLNEEEELSARIAGLLGGARGGSAARAAVGGGRRGDGGRATLGLQGGNKRKYIVVASVGARRLGLVVSTLIGQQDVVIKALGPSLSSVRGFSGATELGDQRIALVLDAPALIEEILHGGDRQRNDPRSTHG; from the coding sequence ATGGTCGACAGCGGCGATCGGGCGCGCGAAGAGTTCTTCTCGGAAGCGCAGGAGATCGTCGAGGGGCTCGGGCGCGACCTCCTCGCGCTCGACGAGGCGGTGCGGACCAACAAGGTCGACCCCGACGTCATCAACGACGTCTTCCGCGCCGTGCACACCCTGAAGGGGCTCGCCGGGCTCTTCGGCGCGACCCGGATGGCCACCCTCTCGCACGAGCTCGAGGAGCTGCTCGACAACCTCCGCCTCGGGCGCATCGAGATCAACGCGTCGGTCCTCGACCTCCTGTTCCGCAGCGTCGAGCTCTACGGGCGCATCCTCCAGAACGAGAAGGACGGGCGCGACGCGCCGATGCCCGAGGTCGACGACCTCCTGCGCCAGCTGCACCAGGACGCGGGCCCGAGCGCGGCCGGCCTCCCCGACGACAACTACGACCTCGATCCGGGGCTGCTCTCGGTGCTCACCGAGTACGAGGAGCACCGGCTGCGCACGAACATCGCGAGCGGGATGACCCTGTTCCGGCTCCGCGTGCAGTTCCACCTCGCCACGATCGATCAGGCCCTCGACGACCTGAAGATCACCGCGAAGCCGTACGGCGAGATCATCACCTACCTGCCGACCGGCGCGGGCGCGGACCAGGACTCGATCGAGCTCGACATCCTGATGGCCTCGCGCGCGCCGCTCGAGGAGCTCCAGCGCGCGCTGCACCAGGCCGGCGCCGCCGTCGAGGAGATCCCGCGGCGCAACAACAACGGCCACGGCCGGGTCGCCCCGCCGGGCATGCCGTCGATGTCCGCGGCGCTCCGGGGCGGCGCGCCGACCGGCGTGTCGCGGGCCGTCGACCTGACCGGCTCGATGTCGGCGGCGAGCCCGCCGTCGAGCGCGCGCGGCAACCGCAAGGGGGAGCTCAGCTCGATCCGCTCCGTCGCGCAGACGGTGCGGGTCGACATCCACAAGCTCGACCGGCTGATGAACATCGTCGGCGAGCTCGCCCTCGTCCGCTCCGCGCTCGGCCGCCTCGTCGAGCGGCTCCGCGCGGCGCCCACCGAGCGCGAGCTCTCCCTCGACCTCCACAGGCTCCAGCGCACGTTCGACCGGCACCTCGCCCAGATGCAGGCGGGCATCCTCGAGGTCCGGATGGTCCCGCTCGGGCAGGTCTTCGACAAGCTCGCGCGCGTCGTCCGCCAGATCAGCCGCGACGCCGACAAGCTCGTGAACCTCGTCATCACGGGCGCCGAGACCGAGGTCGACAAGCTCATCGTCGAGGAGCTCAGCGACCCGCTCATGCACATGATGCGCAACGCCATCGACCACGGCATCGAGTCGAAGAGCATGCGCGAGGCGGTGGGCAAGCCGGCGGTCGGCACGATCGCGCTGAACGCCTTCCAGAAGGGCAACCACGTCGTCATCGAGATCGAGGACGACGGCAAGGGCATCGACGTCGACAAGCTGCTCGACGCCGCCCTGCGCCGCGGCGTCATGACCCCGGAGGACGCGCGGACGACGAGCTACCGCGAGGTGCTGAACCTCATCTTCCAGCCGGGCATCTCGACCAAGACCGACGTCAGCGAGCTCTCGGGGCGCGGCGTCGGGATGGACGTCGTGAAGACGAACATCAGCAAGCTCGGCGGCGTCATCGACGTGCACAGCGAGCCCGGCATCGGCACCAAGATGACGGTCACGCTGCCGATCACGCTCGCGATCATCAGCGCGCTCATCGTCCGGGTCGCCGACAGGCTGTTCGCGATCCCGCTGACCAACGTGCAGGAGGCGGTCGCGCTCGACGAGGCCACGGTGCGCCAGATCGACGGCCGCGAGATGATCACGCTGCGCAACAGCACGCTCCAGCTCTGCTACCTGGCGCGGCTCTTCGGCCTGAACGAGGAGGAGGAGCTCAGCGCGCGCATCGCCGGCCTGCTCGGCGGCGCGCGCGGCGGCTCGGCGGCGCGGGCCGCGGTGGGCGGCGGGCGCCGGGGCGACGGCGGCCGCGCGACGCTCGGGCTCCAGGGGGGCAACAAGCGCAAGTACATCGTCGTGGCGTCGGTCGGCGCGCGCAGGCTGGGCCTCGTCGTGAGCACGCTCATCGGGCAGCAGGACGTCGTGATCAAGGCGCTCGGCCCGTCGCTCTCCTCGGTGCGCGGCTTCTCCGGCGCCACCGAGCTCGGCGACCAGCGCATCGCGCTCGTCCTCGACGCCCCGGCGCTCATCGAGGAGATCCTCCACGGCGGGGACCGGCAGCGCAACGATCCGCGGAGCACCCATGGCTAA
- a CDS encoding DMT family transporter: MLRSRLMILAAAVLWSTGGAAIKLISLNGWQVASARALIAALALGLAMPGARRLPSWRTLGVAAIYAAVMVLFVQATKLTTAANAIFLQSTSPVYVLLLSPWLLGERPSRGEMVAAPVFILGLALFFLDQLSAGQLLGNALALLSGLAFALCIMRFRAAPDDNPAVLVWGNVLAWLGALPMALGGAARPGLVDLGLLVFLGAVQIGVATALFSRGMRHTPAVEASLLVLLEPVLNPVWALLLVGERPGIWSTVGGAVLLGATAWRVLLAARATPPEAPAPSRGVNVDA, from the coding sequence ATGCTCCGGTCTCGACTGATGATCCTCGCCGCCGCGGTCCTCTGGTCCACCGGAGGGGCGGCCATCAAGCTGATCTCTCTCAACGGGTGGCAGGTCGCCTCGGCCCGCGCGCTCATCGCGGCGCTCGCGCTGGGCCTGGCCATGCCGGGCGCGCGCCGTCTCCCCTCGTGGCGCACGCTCGGGGTCGCGGCGATCTACGCCGCGGTCATGGTGCTGTTCGTGCAGGCCACCAAGCTGACGACGGCGGCGAACGCGATCTTCCTGCAGTCCACCTCGCCCGTGTACGTCCTCTTGCTCAGCCCCTGGCTCCTGGGCGAGCGGCCCTCGCGCGGCGAGATGGTGGCGGCTCCCGTCTTCATCCTTGGCCTCGCGCTCTTCTTTCTGGATCAGCTCTCGGCGGGGCAGCTCCTCGGCAACGCCCTGGCGCTCCTCTCCGGGCTCGCGTTCGCGCTGTGCATCATGAGGTTCCGCGCCGCTCCGGACGACAACCCCGCGGTGCTCGTCTGGGGCAACGTCCTCGCGTGGCTCGGCGCGCTGCCGATGGCCCTCGGCGGCGCGGCCCGCCCGGGGCTCGTCGACCTCGGGCTCCTCGTGTTCCTCGGCGCGGTGCAGATCGGCGTGGCGACCGCCCTGTTCAGCCGCGGCATGCGCCACACGCCGGCCGTCGAGGCCTCGCTGCTGGTGCTCCTCGAGCCGGTGCTCAACCCCGTCTGGGCGCTCCTGCTGGTCGGGGAGCGCCCCGGGATCTGGTCGACCGTGGGCGGCGCCGTCCTCCTCGGCGCCACGGCCTGGCGGGTCCTGCTGGCAGCGCGCGCCACGCCGCCAGAAGCGCCGGCGCCGAGCAGAGGGGTGAACGTCGACGCGTGA
- the istA gene encoding IS21 family transposase: MIAKEKEAEVLRLYHGEKWPVGTIAAQLGLHHTTVQRVLGQAGVDPKVVAPRPSMVDPFVPFIVEQLGKYPSLRSSRLFGMLKERGYPGGPDHLRRVIGRLRPKKPAEAFQRLRTLPGEQAQVDWAHFGKLAVGRALRPLWAFIMVLSYSRRLFLRFFPGAAMPFFVRGHVEAFADFDGVPRVLLYDNLKSAVVERHGDAIRFHPTLLALSAHYRFEPRPVAVARGNEKGRVERAIRYVREAFFEARTYADLGDLNRQATEWTSSAALDRSWVEDRARTVRQAFDDERSVLLGHPDTPFPAHERVEVEVGKTPYARFDLNDYSVPHDRTSRTLVVLADLEQVRIADGNEIIATHVRSWDRGQQIEQPEHLQRLADEKRRAREHRGLDRLARAARSSQAFLRIVAERGGNVGSAIARLLQLLDAVGAADLEEALVEVLERDTIHVGAVRQVLDRHRSERCLPPPVSIPVTRGQHANLVVTPHSLATYDALKKDSTP, translated from the coding sequence GTGATCGCGAAAGAGAAGGAGGCCGAGGTTCTGCGCCTCTACCACGGCGAGAAGTGGCCCGTGGGCACCATTGCCGCCCAGCTCGGGCTGCACCACACCACCGTTCAGCGCGTGCTCGGGCAAGCGGGCGTCGACCCGAAGGTCGTCGCGCCGCGCCCGTCGATGGTCGACCCGTTCGTGCCCTTCATCGTCGAGCAGCTCGGCAAGTATCCCTCGCTGCGCTCGAGTCGCCTCTTCGGCATGCTCAAGGAGCGCGGCTATCCGGGCGGTCCCGATCATCTGCGCCGGGTGATCGGCCGCCTCCGCCCCAAGAAGCCGGCGGAGGCATTCCAGCGGCTGCGCACGCTGCCCGGCGAGCAAGCGCAGGTCGACTGGGCGCACTTCGGCAAGCTGGCTGTCGGCCGGGCGCTGCGCCCTCTCTGGGCCTTCATCATGGTGCTCAGTTACTCGCGGCGGCTCTTCCTGCGCTTCTTCCCGGGCGCGGCGATGCCCTTCTTCGTGCGCGGGCACGTCGAGGCGTTCGCCGACTTCGATGGCGTCCCGCGCGTGCTGCTCTACGACAACCTCAAGAGCGCTGTCGTGGAGCGCCACGGCGATGCGATCCGGTTCCACCCCACACTGCTGGCTCTGTCGGCGCATTACCGCTTCGAGCCGCGCCCCGTCGCCGTCGCCCGCGGCAACGAGAAGGGCCGCGTCGAGCGCGCCATCCGCTACGTCCGCGAGGCATTCTTCGAGGCTCGGACCTACGCCGACCTCGGCGACCTCAACCGACAAGCGACCGAATGGACCAGCTCCGCGGCGCTCGATCGCTCCTGGGTCGAGGACCGCGCCCGCACCGTGCGCCAGGCCTTTGACGACGAGCGCAGCGTGCTGCTCGGGCACCCTGACACGCCGTTTCCAGCCCACGAGCGCGTCGAGGTCGAGGTCGGAAAGACCCCCTACGCGCGCTTCGATCTCAACGACTACTCTGTTCCCCACGACCGGACCAGCCGCACGCTCGTTGTCCTCGCCGACCTCGAACAGGTGCGCATCGCCGATGGCAACGAGATCATCGCGACCCACGTCCGCTCGTGGGACCGCGGCCAGCAGATCGAGCAGCCCGAGCACCTCCAGCGCCTCGCCGACGAGAAGCGCCGCGCCCGCGAGCACCGCGGCCTCGATCGCCTCGCCCGCGCCGCCCGCAGCAGCCAGGCATTCCTCCGCATCGTCGCCGAGCGCGGCGGCAACGTCGGCAGCGCGATCGCCCGGCTCCTGCAACTGCTCGACGCCGTCGGCGCCGCCGACCTCGAAGAGGCCCTCGTCGAGGTGCTTGAGCGCGACACCATCCACGTCGGTGCCGTCCGTCAGGTGCTCGACCGCCACCGCTCCGAGCGCTGCTTGCCGCCTCCGGTCTCGATCCCCGTCACGCGCGGCCAGCACGCCAACCTCGTCGTCACGCCGCATTCGCTCGCCACCTACGACGCGCTGAAGAAGGACTCAACGCCATGA
- a CDS encoding chemotaxis protein CheW, whose translation MANLTRRPARIPVSKRNSRAQASGPRTEYLAFTLAGDTYAAPVSLVREILKPPPLTPVPRAPDSTMGIVSVRGQLVTVIDLRRRMRLHESAAQRRARILLVDAANGETLGLFVDEVQQVYRLADAEIEHAATALGGDVAGYIAGIARPMHGASASDGTQGEAQPRVIILLDLQAILAS comes from the coding sequence ATGGCTAACCTCACCCGAAGGCCCGCCCGGATACCGGTCTCGAAGCGGAACTCGCGCGCGCAGGCGAGCGGCCCGCGGACCGAGTACCTCGCGTTCACGCTCGCGGGCGACACCTACGCCGCGCCCGTCTCGCTCGTGCGCGAGATCCTGAAGCCGCCCCCGCTCACCCCGGTGCCGCGCGCGCCGGACTCGACGATGGGCATCGTCAGCGTGCGCGGGCAGCTCGTCACCGTCATCGATCTGCGGCGACGGATGCGGCTGCACGAGAGCGCCGCGCAGCGGCGGGCGCGCATCCTGCTCGTCGACGCGGCGAACGGCGAGACGCTCGGCCTCTTCGTCGACGAGGTCCAGCAGGTCTACCGGCTCGCCGACGCCGAGATCGAGCACGCCGCGACGGCGCTCGGGGGAGACGTGGCGGGCTACATCGCCGGCATCGCCCGGCCCATGCACGGGGCGAGCGCGTCGGATGGCACCCAGGGCGAGGCGCAGCCGCGCGTCATCATCCTGCTCGACCTGCAGGCCATACTCGCGTCCTAA
- a CDS encoding CHAT domain-containing protein — MPPRRPERADRDIDPRSRRSAERAPLGSTSSRGARPRARLLSLAAAALVSAARPAPIAAQPSPAEQASEDLSAARQRWRAAVERDDLAESAALADRYFALLEGTSELDNELAHFYLGYGDYPRAEALLVRGLTREQPSFNDEGMLYARLANVYIDLGDLQSAEELLKRAQPLLQGWGEFYAVDSLARLYLEQRALRSFAEALDRMRVILKEANGGSGWAYAIPDLRAAQLCLRRGQVEEAERRLLDLRPRLEPALPAQSAVRADLLEELGVLFTRKGDPAAEALLLQALVIRERLFAPDHPAIVRALGHLANLYVAQGRAAVAVRTRERAAGLQDRSARANLARGSERQKRLVMGLVQRDTDATLSLHLQHAPRDQAAARLALRSILRRKGLALDAIAESFAALRRDLDAEGRALLGALTQLDAKLSTAITRGPIDIPAEEHQREVQQLEAERQRLEFQLAARTRAARPADAKEPPITVEGVQAAIPDGAALVEIVQYRPHDPFGPPVRPTWGKPRYAAYVVGRRGDVTGVDLGDAAAIDAAAAELSRDLSNPERDPRERARHLDALVMLPIRAALGPARWLLLSPDGALNLVPFAALVDEDGGYLIERAAFTYLTSGRDLLRTAGAAAPRGAPRGGVLVIADPAFGSLSERAPDDDATRGLRSAELAGARFPPLPGTEREAEAVRSALASATVLTGPSATEEALKRAQRPRVLHIATHGFFLPDQGSLADPASTRGAEIEGPAWSENPLLRSGLALAGANARRSSSDEDDGILTALEISSLDLHGTQLVVLSACETGLGEVPRGDGVYGLRRALLLAGAETQVMSLWKVGDMATRDLMTSYYAALARGGGRSEALRSAQLEIRRERPHPHAWAGFITSGEGAALDGRQVAPTFPRVAASPRGCACAAGEGGPSAPPALAALAAALVLVARKRWPRRPRNW, encoded by the coding sequence ATGCCACCCCGCCGCCCCGAGCGCGCCGACCGCGACATCGATCCTCGCTCCCGCCGCTCGGCAGAACGCGCCCCGCTCGGGTCAACCTCGTCGCGCGGCGCCCGCCCCCGCGCGCGGCTCCTCTCGCTCGCCGCGGCGGCGCTCGTCTCGGCAGCCCGGCCCGCGCCGATCGCGGCGCAGCCGAGCCCCGCCGAGCAGGCGAGCGAGGACCTCTCCGCGGCCCGCCAGCGCTGGAGAGCGGCCGTGGAGAGGGACGATCTGGCCGAGAGCGCCGCCCTCGCCGACAGGTACTTTGCGCTGCTGGAGGGCACCTCCGAGCTCGACAACGAGCTTGCGCATTTCTACCTCGGCTACGGCGACTACCCGCGGGCCGAAGCGCTGCTGGTGCGGGGCCTGACGCGCGAGCAGCCCTCCTTCAACGACGAAGGGATGCTCTATGCCCGGCTCGCCAACGTCTACATCGACCTCGGGGATCTCCAGAGCGCCGAGGAGCTCCTGAAGCGAGCCCAGCCGCTCCTCCAGGGCTGGGGCGAGTTCTATGCCGTCGACTCGCTCGCGCGGCTGTACCTGGAGCAACGCGCGCTGCGCTCCTTCGCGGAGGCGCTCGACAGGATGCGCGTGATCCTCAAAGAGGCCAACGGCGGCTCGGGGTGGGCCTACGCGATCCCGGATCTGCGCGCCGCGCAGCTCTGCTTGCGGCGCGGGCAGGTCGAGGAGGCCGAGCGGCGCCTCCTCGACCTGCGCCCGCGGCTCGAGCCCGCGCTCCCGGCGCAGAGCGCGGTGCGCGCCGATCTGCTGGAGGAGCTCGGCGTGCTCTTCACCCGCAAGGGCGATCCCGCGGCGGAGGCGCTGCTCCTCCAGGCGCTGGTGATCCGCGAGCGGCTCTTCGCGCCGGATCACCCGGCCATCGTCCGCGCGCTGGGGCACCTCGCGAACCTGTACGTCGCGCAGGGCCGGGCCGCCGTCGCCGTGCGGACGCGCGAGCGGGCCGCCGGCCTCCAGGACCGGAGCGCCCGGGCCAACCTGGCGAGGGGCTCCGAGCGGCAGAAGCGCCTGGTCATGGGCCTCGTCCAGCGCGACACCGACGCGACCCTCTCGCTGCACCTCCAGCATGCCCCGCGCGACCAGGCCGCCGCGCGGCTCGCCCTCCGGTCGATCCTCCGGCGCAAGGGGCTCGCGCTCGACGCCATCGCCGAGAGCTTCGCGGCGCTGCGGCGCGACCTCGACGCCGAGGGCCGGGCGCTCCTCGGCGCCCTCACGCAGCTCGACGCGAAGCTGTCCACCGCGATCACGCGCGGCCCGATCGACATCCCCGCCGAGGAGCACCAGCGCGAGGTGCAGCAGCTCGAGGCCGAGCGCCAGCGGCTCGAGTTCCAGCTCGCCGCGCGGACGCGCGCCGCGCGCCCGGCGGACGCGAAGGAGCCGCCGATCACCGTCGAGGGCGTGCAGGCGGCGATCCCCGACGGCGCGGCGCTCGTCGAGATCGTCCAGTACCGGCCCCACGACCCGTTCGGGCCGCCGGTGAGGCCGACGTGGGGCAAGCCTCGCTACGCGGCCTATGTCGTCGGGCGGCGCGGGGACGTCACGGGGGTGGATCTCGGCGACGCCGCCGCCATCGACGCGGCCGCCGCGGAGCTCTCGCGGGACCTCTCGAACCCGGAGCGCGACCCCCGGGAGCGCGCGCGCCACCTCGATGCGCTCGTGATGCTGCCGATCCGGGCCGCCCTCGGCCCCGCGCGCTGGCTCCTCCTCAGCCCCGACGGCGCGCTGAACCTCGTGCCGTTCGCCGCGCTCGTCGACGAGGACGGCGGCTATCTCATCGAGCGCGCCGCGTTCACCTATTTGACCAGCGGACGCGATCTGCTGCGCACCGCGGGCGCCGCGGCGCCGCGGGGAGCGCCGCGTGGAGGCGTGCTGGTCATCGCCGATCCCGCGTTCGGCAGCCTCTCCGAGCGCGCTCCGGATGACGACGCCACGCGCGGCCTGCGCTCCGCCGAGCTGGCCGGGGCGCGCTTCCCGCCCCTGCCCGGCACGGAGCGCGAGGCGGAGGCGGTGCGGAGCGCGCTGGCCAGCGCGACGGTCCTGACCGGCCCGTCGGCCACCGAGGAGGCCCTCAAGCGGGCGCAGCGGCCGCGCGTGCTGCACATCGCGACGCACGGCTTCTTCCTCCCGGACCAGGGCTCCCTGGCCGATCCGGCGAGCACCCGCGGCGCCGAGATCGAGGGCCCCGCCTGGAGCGAGAACCCGCTCCTGCGCTCGGGCCTGGCGCTGGCCGGCGCCAACGCGCGGCGGAGCAGCTCGGACGAGGACGACGGCATCCTGACCGCGCTCGAGATCTCCTCGCTGGACCTCCACGGGACCCAGCTCGTCGTGCTCTCGGCCTGCGAGACCGGCCTCGGCGAGGTCCCGCGCGGCGACGGGGTCTACGGCCTCCGCCGCGCGCTGCTCCTCGCCGGGGCGGAGACGCAGGTGATGAGCCTGTGGAAGGTCGGCGACATGGCGACGCGGGATCTCATGACGTCGTACTACGCGGCGCTCGCGCGCGGCGGAGGGCGCAGCGAGGCGCTGCGGTCGGCGCAGCTCGAGATCCGGCGTGAGCGCCCGCACCCGCACGCGTGGGCCGGCTTCATCACCTCGGGCGAGGGCGCCGCGCTCGACGGCAGGCAGGTCGCGCCGACCTTCCCGCGCGTGGCGGCGAGCCCGCGCGGGTGCGCCTGCGCGGCCGGCGAGGGCGGCCCGAGCGCTCCGCCCGCGCTCGCGGCGCTCGCCGCGGCGCTCGTCCTCGTCGCGCGGAAGCGCTGGCCCCGCAGGCCTCGGAATTGGTAG
- a CDS encoding response regulator: MARILIVEDSPAMRAYIRSTLEDRVLGLAGDVDIVEAVNGFDALRLLPRGAFDLVITDINMPDINGLEVIRFVRQSDRYRHVAILIISTQATERDIQRGLRLGADRFLPKPFTPEALRDAVVASLDARTEAPQAGASPSDGAAGVDERAAAPSPRAEAPHAEEPAARTKQPGSGEGGGG, translated from the coding sequence ATGGCACGCATCCTGATCGTCGAGGACTCGCCGGCAATGCGAGCGTACATCCGCTCGACGCTGGAGGACCGCGTGCTGGGGCTCGCGGGCGACGTCGACATCGTGGAGGCCGTGAACGGCTTCGACGCGCTCCGGCTCCTGCCGCGCGGGGCGTTCGACCTCGTGATCACCGACATCAACATGCCCGACATCAACGGGCTCGAGGTGATCCGCTTCGTCCGGCAGAGCGACCGCTACCGGCACGTCGCGATCCTCATCATCTCGACGCAGGCGACCGAGCGAGACATCCAGCGCGGGCTCCGCCTCGGCGCCGACCGCTTCCTCCCGAAGCCGTTCACGCCCGAGGCCCTGCGCGACGCGGTGGTCGCGAGCCTCGACGCGCGGACCGAGGCGCCGCAGGCCGGCGCCTCGCCGTCCGACGGCGCCGCCGGCGTCGACGAGCGCGCGGCCGCGCCCTCTCCGCGCGCAGAGGCCCCCCACGCGGAGGAGCCCGCGGCCCGCACCAAGCAGCCCGGCTCCGGCGAGGGAGGCGGCGGCTGA
- a CDS encoding ATP-binding protein, whose product MTDLTPTETKARLKGLGLFGLLACWEELADKPWLREVLAIEERERHKRSLERRLKNSRVAAFKPMADFDWSWPKKIDREAVDDLFAPGFIATGHNAVLVGPNGVGKTMILKNVAHQAVVRGHTVRFSTASDMLADLAAQESSAALARRLHRYTVPTLLCIDEVGYLSYDGRYADLLFEVVTRRYDAQKPILLSTNKAFSDWGQVFPHAACVVTLVDRLVHRAEVIEIEAESYRLKEAKELSASRIKQRRAKKH is encoded by the coding sequence ATGACCGACCTGACGCCCACCGAGACGAAGGCCCGCCTGAAGGGCCTCGGCCTGTTTGGCCTGCTCGCCTGCTGGGAGGAGCTCGCCGACAAGCCCTGGCTTCGCGAGGTGCTCGCCATCGAGGAGCGCGAGCGCCACAAGCGCAGCCTCGAACGCCGCCTCAAAAACTCCCGCGTAGCCGCCTTCAAGCCCATGGCCGATTTCGACTGGTCCTGGCCCAAGAAAATCGACCGTGAGGCCGTCGACGACCTCTTCGCTCCCGGCTTCATCGCCACCGGCCACAACGCCGTGCTCGTCGGCCCCAACGGCGTCGGCAAGACCATGATCCTCAAGAACGTCGCCCACCAGGCCGTCGTCCGCGGCCACACGGTCCGCTTCTCGACCGCGAGCGACATGCTCGCCGACCTCGCCGCGCAGGAGTCCTCGGCCGCGCTAGCGCGCCGGCTGCACCGCTACACGGTTCCCACCCTTCTTTGCATCGACGAAGTCGGCTATCTCTCCTACGATGGCCGCTACGCCGACCTGCTGTTCGAGGTCGTCACTCGTCGCTACGACGCGCAGAAGCCGATCCTGCTCAGCACGAACAAGGCATTCTCCGACTGGGGCCAGGTCTTCCCGCACGCCGCCTGCGTCGTCACGCTCGTCGACCGGCTCGTGCACCGCGCCGAGGTGATCGAGATCGAGGCCGAGAGCTACCGGCTCAAGGAAGCCAAGGAGCTGAGCGCCTCCCGCATCAAGCAGCGCCGCGCCAAGAAGCACTGA
- a CDS encoding VWA domain-containing protein, which translates to MKILLCSPAFRILLAALFALSSVACGGGLRVTRINSAQKKPNNVWVFFSVDAGEDEPVGGLTAEDFEIYEDEELVSKFESKQTIQNPEVAAVMYTMLLVDMSGSITESGQADALVDAAQSFSDRVGKSQKVGVYAFDGEVKIHSVVPFTEAQGSVQGGLEGLRSYKPKDTSTNLHGGVVEGIRELKKQLDKDRRPLKFGTLVVFSDGTDRANRVSREDMLNELKKEDYENYQIFVVGVGAEIEKARLDEIGRDGTELAADQAKVKESFDKIAAKIEAHMKRFYLLSYCTPARAGEHEVEIKAIRKDPSASGSLSWKFNADGFGPPPECDPNTPPSFELKATVPADDGGGGGAGAKASFKANANVKVEAK; encoded by the coding sequence GTGAAAATCCTCCTTTGTTCTCCAGCGTTCCGGATCCTGCTCGCCGCCCTGTTCGCCCTGTCGAGCGTGGCGTGCGGCGGCGGGCTGCGGGTGACCCGGATCAACTCCGCCCAGAAGAAGCCGAACAACGTCTGGGTGTTCTTCAGCGTCGATGCCGGCGAGGACGAGCCGGTGGGCGGCCTCACGGCCGAGGACTTCGAGATCTACGAGGACGAAGAGCTCGTCTCGAAGTTCGAGAGCAAGCAGACCATCCAGAACCCCGAGGTCGCGGCGGTCATGTACACGATGCTGCTCGTCGACATGAGCGGCAGCATCACCGAGTCGGGTCAGGCCGACGCCCTCGTCGACGCCGCGCAGTCGTTCAGCGACCGGGTCGGCAAGAGCCAGAAGGTCGGCGTCTACGCGTTCGACGGCGAGGTAAAAATCCACTCGGTGGTGCCTTTCACCGAGGCGCAGGGCTCGGTCCAGGGCGGGCTCGAGGGGCTCCGGAGCTACAAGCCGAAGGACACGTCGACGAACCTCCACGGCGGCGTGGTGGAGGGCATCCGGGAGCTCAAGAAGCAGCTCGACAAGGACCGGCGCCCCCTCAAGTTCGGCACGCTCGTCGTCTTCTCGGACGGCACCGATCGCGCGAACCGCGTGAGCCGCGAGGACATGCTGAACGAGCTCAAGAAGGAAGACTACGAGAACTACCAGATCTTCGTCGTCGGCGTCGGCGCCGAGATCGAGAAGGCGCGGCTCGACGAGATCGGGCGCGACGGGACCGAGCTCGCGGCGGACCAGGCGAAGGTCAAGGAGTCGTTCGACAAGATCGCGGCGAAGATCGAGGCGCACATGAAGCGCTTCTACCTGCTCTCGTACTGCACGCCGGCGCGCGCGGGGGAGCACGAGGTGGAGATCAAGGCGATCCGGAAGGATCCGTCGGCCTCGGGGTCGCTGTCGTGGAAGTTCAACGCCGACGGGTTCGGGCCGCCGCCGGAGTGCGATCCCAACACCCCGCCGTCGTTCGAGCTGAAGGCGACCGTGCCCGCGGACGACGGCGGCGGCGGCGGAGCGGGCGCGAAGGCGAGCTTCAAGGCGAACGCCAACGTGAAGGTCGAAGCGAAGTGA
- a CDS encoding chemotaxis protein CheW, translated as MPLTGERSRPDPQKSLVGFVVGDVHYAIDITRVREIVNPLEVTTLPHTPPEVAGVANHRGEVVPVIELRVRFGLPPVDPTRSTKWILVDVGTHTVGLVVDAVTEVFGTSGDYRPTPPVGGSSDLRGITGVTTHDERMIFVLDVGRFIELALALAASGALLEAP; from the coding sequence ATGCCGTTGACTGGAGAGCGCAGCCGTCCCGACCCACAGAAGAGCCTCGTCGGCTTTGTGGTCGGCGACGTCCACTACGCGATCGACATCACGCGGGTCCGCGAAATCGTGAACCCGCTCGAGGTGACCACGCTGCCGCACACGCCCCCCGAGGTCGCCGGCGTCGCGAACCACCGCGGCGAGGTGGTGCCGGTCATCGAGCTCCGCGTGCGCTTCGGGCTGCCCCCGGTCGATCCGACCCGCAGCACCAAGTGGATCCTCGTCGACGTGGGGACGCACACGGTGGGGCTCGTCGTCGACGCGGTGACCGAGGTCTTCGGGACGAGCGGCGATTACCGGCCGACGCCGCCGGTCGGCGGCAGCAGCGATCTGCGCGGCATCACGGGGGTGACGACCCACGACGAGCGGATGATCTTCGTGCTCGACGTCGGGCGCTTCATCGAGCTCGCGCTCGCGCTCGCCGCGTCGGGCGCCCTCCTGGAGGCCCCGTGA